The Photobacterium toruni genome includes a region encoding these proteins:
- a CDS encoding chemotaxis protein: protein MTIPTDPNEPIDIILQPVKGIDANDITAPSPSDITISPIDNKITTPTITSPPSVGFAAVSTADEVNDESLNRTARTLRDDVNAKLTSFANSVSVILGQLGTEHGSQVVEINNKLTALKNGINAELATIRTENSQQNTDMTTELNQRLAVVMTNLTTLSTAINDSQTKIAALDETYATDSDMATKVATINKLLEQLNQTDTDVLQQMHVTVNMVNAMRQIQEKEITISSSSGTYDFLTAQEGLGTYTKDTDYMASVLVVGNALVEAYIKKKLAVGFTIELKSKGVHFRPQPHDASVEPVIVRVQITHQNQA, encoded by the coding sequence ATGACGATACCGACTGATCCAAATGAGCCAATTGATATCATACTTCAGCCCGTTAAAGGGATTGACGCTAATGATATTACGGCTCCGTCGCCTAGCGATATTACGATATCACCCATAGATAACAAGATCACTACTCCTACGATCACTTCGCCACCATCAGTAGGTTTCGCCGCTGTTTCAACGGCAGATGAAGTTAATGATGAGTCACTAAACCGTACAGCTAGAACGCTACGCGATGACGTGAATGCTAAGTTAACCTCATTTGCTAACTCTGTTTCAGTCATCTTAGGACAATTGGGTACTGAACATGGCTCTCAGGTCGTAGAGATCAACAATAAGCTCACAGCGCTTAAAAATGGAATTAATGCCGAGCTTGCGACAATTCGTACCGAGAACTCCCAGCAAAACACGGATATGACCACAGAGCTAAATCAGCGTTTAGCCGTGGTCATGACCAACCTTACAACGTTATCAACCGCAATTAATGATAGTCAGACAAAAATTGCAGCTTTAGATGAAACGTATGCAACCGATTCTGACATGGCTACAAAAGTTGCCACGATTAATAAGTTGTTAGAGCAGCTAAATCAAACTGATACCGATGTTCTTCAGCAAATGCACGTAACTGTCAATATGGTTAATGCCATGCGACAGATACAAGAGAAGGAAATCACAATTTCTAGTTCTTCAGGTACGTATGATTTTTTGACTGCTCAAGAAGGGTTAGGCACGTATACGAAAGATACAGATTATATGGCATCAGTGCTGGTTGTTGGTAATGCATTAGTTGAAGCCTATATCAAGAAGAAGCTGGCTGTTGGTTTTACTATCGAACTTAAATCAAAAGGGGTTCACTTTCGTCCTCAGCCACATGATGCGAGTGTTGAACCTGTTATCGTTAGAGTCCAAATAACACATCAAAATCAAGCGTAA
- a CDS encoding phage baseplate assembly protein V, whose protein sequence is MSDSVDLLLQRPELEAIVLDTNDPERMLRVQVRIFGLFDDVQDKDQPWCTYKLPLGARVKEGDFTPVHVGDLVWVDFPYYMHSRKDTRRPRITGSIHHCPGGIPNLPPEAFGGDDIYQHKRSHKEPKPQDQEYHSSRVYIMHGIMVEYEKGGVYRVTHQESGTSFEFDARGNSILHTEGDHHRSSKGDTEDHTGKNLNATVGGYWRIKVTGSVYIDGKSVHINKGKGVVQGDCLCAFTGKPHSDLSMTVTAGK, encoded by the coding sequence ATGAGTGATTCGGTAGATTTATTACTTCAGCGACCAGAACTTGAAGCTATTGTTTTAGATACCAATGATCCAGAACGAATGCTTAGAGTTCAAGTGCGAATTTTTGGTTTGTTTGATGATGTACAAGATAAAGATCAGCCGTGGTGTACATATAAGTTACCACTTGGAGCAAGAGTCAAAGAGGGGGATTTTACCCCTGTTCATGTTGGTGACTTAGTTTGGGTAGATTTTCCGTATTACATGCATAGTCGTAAAGATACTCGTCGCCCCCGAATAACGGGTTCGATACATCATTGCCCCGGCGGAATACCTAATTTACCTCCGGAAGCTTTTGGTGGTGACGATATTTACCAGCATAAACGTAGCCATAAAGAACCTAAGCCTCAAGATCAAGAGTATCACTCTTCGAGGGTGTACATTATGCATGGGATTATGGTGGAGTATGAAAAAGGTGGTGTTTATCGGGTTACTCATCAAGAAAGTGGAACCTCATTTGAGTTTGATGCGCGTGGTAACTCTATTTTGCACACTGAAGGTGATCATCACCGTTCAAGTAAAGGGGATACTGAAGATCATACAGGTAAAAACCTTAATGCAACTGTCGGTGGATACTGGAGAATAAAAGTAACCGGTTCGGTTTATATTGATGGTAAAAGTGTCCATATTAATAAGGGAAAAGGTGTGGTGCAGGGGGATTGTCTCTGCGCATTTACAGGGAAACCGCACTCTGACTTATCAATGACAGTTACTGCAGGTAAATAA
- a CDS encoding tyrosine-type recombinase/integrase, whose product MIENQLSLLGDFTDVRPSDVKTAIEKAQKKGVVVAEDHVFQAAINHLLNEFKKREDRYSPNTLRRLESAWGCFVEWCLDNKRHSLPASPDTTEKFLIYKAESVHRNTLSIYKWAISRVHRVAGCPNPCNDVFVEDRYKALVRVKVQSGEAIKQASPFNELHLNALVEKWKQHERVLERRNLALLGVAYESMLRAAELANIKLSDIELAGDGTAILTIPITKTNHSGDPDTCILSHDVVGLIMDYIEAGELHLKQDGYLFTGVSKHNKCTKPKVDKETGEVTYKPITTKTVEGIFKAAWSELELGRQGVKPFTGHSARVGATQDLLRKGYNTLQIQQSGRWSSEVMVARYGRAILARESAMAQSRVKTKNIDLSWGSKR is encoded by the coding sequence ATGATCGAAAATCAACTTTCTTTGTTGGGTGACTTTACCGATGTTCGCCCAAGCGACGTGAAGACCGCTATTGAAAAAGCTCAAAAGAAAGGGGTTGTTGTTGCTGAGGATCATGTTTTTCAAGCTGCGATTAATCATTTACTGAATGAGTTCAAAAAGCGTGAGGACCGTTATTCTCCCAACACACTACGTCGATTGGAGAGTGCCTGGGGTTGTTTTGTTGAATGGTGTTTAGATAATAAACGGCATTCATTACCCGCATCACCCGACACGACTGAGAAGTTTTTGATCTATAAAGCAGAGTCGGTACACCGAAACACTTTGTCTATTTATAAATGGGCCATATCTCGTGTTCATCGAGTAGCAGGATGTCCTAATCCTTGTAATGATGTCTTTGTAGAAGACAGATATAAGGCATTGGTGCGCGTAAAGGTGCAATCAGGTGAAGCTATCAAGCAAGCCAGTCCATTTAATGAATTACACTTAAACGCCTTGGTTGAAAAGTGGAAACAACATGAACGAGTGTTAGAACGCCGTAATCTTGCCTTGCTTGGTGTTGCGTATGAGTCGATGTTACGTGCTGCTGAATTGGCTAATATTAAGTTATCTGATATTGAGCTAGCTGGTGATGGTACGGCAATTTTGACGATCCCAATTACGAAAACTAACCATAGCGGTGATCCTGATACGTGTATTTTAAGCCATGATGTTGTTGGTTTGATTATGGACTATATCGAAGCTGGTGAATTACATTTAAAGCAAGATGGGTACTTATTTACAGGGGTTTCAAAGCATAATAAATGCACTAAACCTAAAGTTGATAAAGAGACCGGAGAGGTTACTTATAAACCCATTACGACTAAGACAGTAGAAGGTATCTTCAAGGCTGCATGGTCGGAATTAGAACTTGGCCGCCAAGGTGTTAAGCCGTTTACTGGTCACAGTGCTCGTGTTGGTGCCACTCAAGATTTATTGCGAAAAGGTTATAACACATTACAGATTCAACAGTCAGGGCGCTGGTCCAGTGAGGTTATGGTTGCTCGTTACGGACGCGCTATTCTCGCTCGTGAAAGTGCAATGGCGCAAAGTAGAGTTAAAACAAAAAACATTGATTTATCATGGGGTAGCAAAAGATGA